The genome window AGGGAAACGGTCTTGTGGAGAGGAGGGGCCATCgtatagagagggagaaagtcgtACAGAGAGAATGTAGAAGTGGATAACGCAGTAAGGAGAGGGAAACGGTCTTGTGGAGAGGAGGAGCCATCGTATAGAGAGGGGGAAAGTCGcacagagagaataaagaagtggATAACGCAGTAAGAAGAGGTAATCGGTCGTGTGGAGAGGAGGAGCCATCGTATAGAGAGGGGGAAAGTCGtacagagagaataaagaagtggATAACgcagtaagaagaggaaaacggtCTTGTGGAGAGGAGGAGCCATCGTATAGAGAGGGGGAAAGTCGcacagagagaataaagaagtggATAACGCAGTAAGAAGAGGTAAACGGTCTTGTGGAGAGGAGGAGCCATCGTATAGAGAGGGGGAAAGTCGcacagagagaataaagaagtggATAACGCAGTAAGAAGAGGGAAACGGTCTTGTGGAGAGGAGGAGCCATCGTATAGAGAGGGGGAAAGTCGaacagagagaataaagaagtggATAACGCAGTAAGAAGAGGGAAACGGTCTTGTGGAGAGGAGGGGCCATCgtatagagagggagaaagtcgcacagagagaataaagaagtggATAACGCAGTAAGCAGAGGTAAACGGTCTTGTGGAGAGGAGGAGCCAtcgtaaagagagggagaaagtcgcACAGAGAGAATGTAGAAGTGGATAACGCAGTAAGAAGAGGGAAACGGTCTAGTGGAGAGGAGGAGCCATCGTATAGAGAGGGGGAAAGTCGCACAGAGAGAATGTAGAAGTGGATAACGCAGTAAGAAGAGGTAAACGGTCTTGTGGAGAGGAGGGGCCATCgtatagagaaggagaaagtcaTGTTGGAATACCGTACtaataagaggaaagataagtatTGAATAGCACGTAGAAAGAGGTTGAATGCTGTATTAGAAGAGGAAAACGGTCatgtagagaggaggaaagaccgTGCAAGGAGAATGTAGAAGTGGAATAACGAAATCAGAAGCAGAAAACGGTCttatagagaggatgaaagaccatgcaaggagaataaagaagtggAATAACgaagtgagaagaggaaaacggtcatatagagaggatgaaagaccgagcaaggagaatgaagaagtggaggaacgaaatcagaagcagaaaacggtcttatagagaggatgaaagaccatgcaaggagaatgaaaaagtggAGTAACGAAATCAGAAGCAGAAAACGGTCttatagagaggatgaaagaccatgcaaggagaatgaaaaagtggAGTAACGAAATCAGAAGCAGAAAACGGTCttatagagaggaggaaaaccgtgcaaggagaatgaagaagtggaGTAACGAAATCAGTAGAAAACGGTCTTATAGAGAGGAGAAAGATCGTatccaaagaggaggaagatagtggAGAGAGGTGGAATACTGCAATAATAGGGAAATAATcgagtagagaaaaggaaaaaaagtagaaaaaggaggaacgtGACTTAAAGAATTACAATACCGtatcaagaagagaaaaaatggtaaGAAACAACAAGAacgtagaaagggaagaaggaacgtATTAGCTAAGAGAAACAGTGAATTCAGAAGAGGAACGGCATAGAAAGAGAGGAGTGATAAATACTAAGAACGTAGAAACTGAAAAAAGAACGTATATCATCTAAGAGAAAGACTAAATTCAAGAGAGGAGTATTATAGAACGAGGAGAATTAGGAGGGAAAAGACAAGATTTGGGGAGAGGGTTCAGGTGATAAAAGGGGAGTCGCAAAAAGTGTTagagagtaaaatggaagaaggggtagagaggaaaataaaacaaagggggagtggaagggatggagacgagaaggaagagtcATGTTAGTCTGCTTGTCCTAATGtaagaaacgaagagaatgagaatgaagggaagatgatagatgaaggaaaataagagaacacgaagaaaaggagaaggagaaaagaagaaaaatggaaaatagataagagaaaaagaaaggaaggaaaaagaagtaaaagaaaaagatagaagggaagaaggaggatgaggaggagaaaaagaaaaggaagaaaagttaatgtaaggataacgaagaagaggaggaggaggaggagaaaaaataaaataaataaataaataaacatcccCTGGAACAAGATTTAGAAACAAGACAAAGCAAAGACAAAAAAACttgaaacgaagagaaaaggagaataaagaaaggaagaaaaacggcaACAAGTAAAAGGTCGGTGTGAAGTGTGttagtaaaaagagagaaagagtttgggaaagagggagaaagtaaatagaaaagaggagaacgaggaggggcGAGGAAGAACACCCGAAGAAAATTACTAACGTTAAaagggaagattggaaggagggaaaaacgagAGGAGGTTAAAAAAAGTGCAAAGGAGAAGAGTATTAGTTTACCGGGAGTTAGGGGAGAGgcaaagtggaggaaggaagagtggtttGCCATGGATTGTCGTACTGCCTCTTACGTTTACGTTTCCGACCCAAACCCAAACTCTCACTCATCAATAAAATAACCTTCATTATATGGTATCGTTTAAAATTTAAAATAATTATGCTTGCTGGTAACAATTATGGgctagaaaccggtaaatacgcggctctgagtacgataatctggcaacggagggaggaagagaggaaagtgcaagataagaagaaatagaagacgaagaagaaaaagaaaatgaaaagcaagaacaataacaaccacaaccacaagaaaaagaacaagagcaagaagaacaagaacaagaagctgAAGTCTACCGAGgctttgtattaaaaaaaacatccGTCATTGAGTCTCCGTATACAAGTGACTATACAGAGGAGTAGTTATTGCTTCTTTAAACCCTGTCACCTGGTACTCCCCTCGCTTACACACGTGGAAAATGAAGGTCCCAGTGATCTTAAACCCTTCCGCTCCCTTCAGTCCCAATACAAATGTGAACGTGAGTAATGCCAGTGACCTCCTTCCCCAAGTGACTTAGGGCGCATTACTAAATattccgtcgcccaagtacacatatttgacaaggctttcgtaggagttttgggcatttccaggggtagttttatgaccctggtggtagtgcgacccttcttctgtaccgtgaactcaaagaaacactcattataactcaatcgatcccctctttgacctttagaaatactgatgtgagaagcgaccTTACCATTGTAGAGATTGAAGGCGTCACCCTCCGTGAAGAAGGAGACCCTCACGCCCTGGAGCCTCGTGTAGGTGCCCTCCACATGCGTCGCCTCGCGTAGGTCCACCACCATCGCCCCCCCGGCAGCTCCCAGCACCTGTCCAAAACACCTgcgcttaaccccttgactgcgaatttcctacaagaagacctcaccaagctacaggaatggaacaaaaagtggctgctacaattcaatgaagaaaaatataaagtcctgcacgttgggagggaatatccagcacaccaataccacatgggaaacactccactgtccactatctaggctaccagtgaaggccaaatctgtgtcaatcgcagcggacgagttAATGGCTTTAGGTTGGGTCGTCCTCTATTCCATTATTTTTACAGCGAGGGAAGCAGATccagggcaaaaaacaaaactaaaaacaacagaaaaaacaactaggaggaggaggagcggtatAGTTATGTCGCTTTGATACCACGTTTATATATTATTGTCGCGTCACgtgaccaccacaacaaccacaaccatcacctgCATTGTTACTGTCCATCTGTTCACTcactacattaaaaaaaaactcgtcataattttttttcttcacgctctttcccttcttttgttttgtctacaTCAGGCATATCCCTGTTCTCTGTTCGTAGTAGCATGGCGTAAGTAGGTCAAGGAAAAATGTAATTGGAAGGAAAGTATTTAAAGCAAGCAGTATGTGTGGATTTCCGTGGGACTGTGTTGAGTATATTGAAGTTGGGTAAACCGATTCAGCAAGAGGATGGTAGAGGCTCAGTAGGATTACATGAATTGTTTAAGTTGGGTGCAATTCATTTCAGCAAAAGGATGATGGAGGCAAATGGCACAAAGTTAATTTCAGTGCGATAGTTAATGGATGTACAGatagaaatggaaagagggatagatagaggatggatagcttaacccggtagcagcgacgggccaaatttgtgcatgatataaacccccaaaaatagatgatacataatctcatcacaaatgcgttgatatatattatgaaatggtttgtgtgaggggtgattttttctcatttttctcgcttggagggaccattaagaaacgtgatccccgaagctaccgggttaaaattcaTCAAAAAAGGATGATAGAAGCAAAAGGTATCACGTTAATATCAATGGGATGACGTCAACTCTAAAAGCATgatgccccccaccccaccccaccccctcacccccgccccgcccagtAGACCGACCTTAGCGTTGCCGTATCGGTCGACGTGGACACCCGTGTTTTCGTCGATTCCAAGGGCCTTCTGGGTGCTCGCGTCGCCGGTCATAGTGTCCAGCACCAGCTCTATCAGTCTGCGGGGAAAGGAAGACGGAAAGGAAGTCAGGAATGATTCGAATAGGGGTTAGAATCGTATAGAAGGCTTGATGAACCGATGCCAAAGATCAGATGTAAGGacggaaattgaataaaaatgaaGGGTCACGTACAGAGGGAGTCACGAAGGAAAGGATAAtcaagaaagagtgaaaaagtgTTTATGAATTATATGAAGGTGTTCTAAAAGATATCTAAGTgtaagaaaagcaagaaaaagtacaagaaaataTTAATTGATATCTTTTGAGGCTGTGGAGAGTTAAAGAGagtcagagaaggaaaggataatcaagaaagagtgaaaaaatgtTTAGAAATTATATGAAGGTGTTCTGAAAGATGTCTAAGTgtaagaaaagcaagaaaaagtacaagaaaagatTAAGTGATATCTTTTGAGGCTGTGGAGAGTCAAAACGTCGCATTGTAAGACATTTCaatgcccaagaacacatatttgacaaggctttcgtaggagttgtgggcatttccaaaagTAGTtgcatgaccctggtgatagtttggcccttcttctgtaccgtgaacctgaagaaacactcattagaacccgactgaccccctctctgacctttagaaatagttgatgtgagaagcgaaggtgtctcaCAATAGCAACCAAATAGTCTCAGAAAGAGGAAAACGTTAAAACAGAAACCAAGGAGTCAGGAGGGGCGATACCGTGAGCAAGGCCGTTAGTTATTGTGAAGGACGTAACTCAGGGAGGGGAGCGAGGATGGGAGAGGATTGCGTGGGATTGAAGGAGCGCTCAAGAGATCAGAGGGATATAGAGAGGGCGGCAACGCTtggaggagacggagaaaaataagaacactagggaagagaagagagggaaacagactcgaggaaagtaaaggtgttgGTGATGTTAGATGTTTGTTTTAAAGTCACCTCGGAAATTAGGTTGTTAGGAAATAGTTGTAAGcttagagagaagaaagagaaacagactcAAAGTGTTGATGTTAGGTGTTGTTGGTTGTCAATTCGGTCAAGTCACACATCCTTAGAACCTCAGAAATTAAGCTTTAAGTGAGGAAATTCTATCTGCAGGCGAGGAGGAatttaagggagagaagaaagaaaacagtccacccttacacacacattctggctccactttcctcctcctcctcactctctccatcctcacacacacacacacacacacacacacacacacacacacacacacacactcagcctcctctttcctcctcctttctcctcacccACTCCATCCTAACACACACATttggctccctcctcctcctcctcctcctcctctccaacctAACCACACACAttttgcctcttctttctccctgatCCTCTCCACCCTAACACAAGTTCTCACCTTCCCTCGCGGCCCCGCTCCGAGTAGTGTGTGTCAACAATATAGTCCTGCAAGGTGCCGAGGCCGCCCCGTTCGTCGTAGCACAGGTCGTCAGGGTAGTCTGGGTTGTAGCCCCCTGGATAGGCGCCGTACCTGTGGGTGGGTAGGGAAAAAGGTAGAAGTGTTTGTCCGTGAAGTGGTGTATATTGTAAATGTACCAGGGCCTTTGTAgatgacggaagaggaggagtagacgGTGTTATATAGGATAATTTATGATGATGTGCTCCCGTGAAGAGGAAAACTGAATTAATTGTGTTGGAATAGACGTCAATGTATACAGGTGAAGGATGAATGATGGGAACAGAGAGTACTACGAAtatttaacccggtaccagcgacgggccaaatttgtgccatgatttaacccccccaaaatagatggtaCATAAACTGATCgtaaatgcgttgatatatattatgaaatggtttgtgtgagtgatgtttctcatttttctcgcttagagggaccattaagaaacatgatccccgctgctaccgggttaagataagGGATTTGCATGAAAAGggaagactgaaggaaggaagaaaagctgaAGTAGAGTTAACAAGGATAAGTAATGTACGATATGCGTTGTTCAGGTGGGGACAGataggaagatggggaagaaacAAACAAGGAGAGACATGTGCGTTGCCAGTGTAAGGGAGAAGACATTAGTTAAGTTTGTGTGATGTCATGTCtttggattttttatttttttattttacagctaaggagacagttcaagggagtaaagaaaaatataaaaaagcccgctactcactgctcctggatagaggtcaaaggagtgtccaaaaagagaggtcaatatggGATGATCAttagttattttttatagttAGCAAATACTCTGTTAACGGGAGAAGCTGAGTACCGggcattttctttcgtttttggaCTTAATTCCCATATTTTGCTTAAGGGGAAAGTGAACTGCTTATTAAAAtctgaagagggggaagaaacaaAGTAACGGAGAAACTGAGTCTCGgccattttctttcgttttcggaCTTAATTCCCATATTTTGCTTAAGGGGAAAGTGAACTGCTTATTAAAACCTGAACATAAGGAAGACTTTATCGCCACTACCCAAAAATTAACACGCGCTGGAAAACCCTAACATGCAAGGCAATCACATTTTTACAGCCCCTTATTTTTGCCTCCCGCTCCCCTCCCCATCAATACGACACGAGCATGACGTCACCACACTTGCCTGAGGGCCTGGTAGGACAGTCCCCCCTCGATCATGGGACCCGAACCCTGGCACGCCGCCCCAGCGCTTGTGCCGCCCACCACGCCGCTCTCCGCCGCCTCCAGCAACGCCTGCATGCCCAGAGAGGCTTAGACGGGGCAGGAGATGATAATTAGACAGTTATGGGAGTTCTGGCAATACGTTGTTAGTTTATTCACAGACAATTGCATGGGTACGTGATAATTCTTTAGACTTTAAATATTCAAAGAGATACCATCACATTTATTTCCCTGAAagtgcttgtattttttttttctacttttcaggaaatcacAAAAGAACTGTCATTGATCTCATtaggcttaagatttaggcagaaatgaaaaggttaaTTATAAATCACtcgaaccctgaatgacgaaggcaactatacagaatGGGGCGTCACGTGATGAAAAGAtgatgtagagaaaaacctggaaatcgatgAGAAGTGACTTAGGCGactattttatgagggtgacgatatacaatgaaaatataaacgaGTGTAAGCCCAACCACCTCACCCGTGCCGTCTGCCTTCCTCCACCCGGTCATGATGCGCGCCTGGTCCCCTCCCCCGAGAAACAGTCCAGTCTGGGCCGCCACGAGGTCATAAATCTGGTGGTCACAGAGAGTAGTGGTCAGGGGAACAGCTCGAACCAACAACAGCCACGttactcttctcctccattcAAAACACTCAAGATCAACAGTAACATCAATCATTAACACGCAACACTTCAGCACTATTCATAACACCGAGCAGCCTGAACACTCTGAACCTCCGACACCCAAAGCAATCCttcattctatcttttttttcttctcttcttagtcGAAAACATCATCTTCTTGCGCTTCGAAATCTAATGGGaaaaagataggtagatattttttttttttttttacaacaaaggagacagctcaagggcacaaaaaaaagaaaacagtaataaaaaaaagcccgctactcgctgctcctacaaaaaaaaatcaaaagaggtggccgaaagagaggtcaatttcgggattttCAACAACACCCACAactatttttacaacaaaggagacagctcaaaggcacaaaaaaaggaaacaataacaaaaaaagcccgctattcgctgctcctacaaaaaaaaaatcaaaagaggtggccgaaagagaggtcaatttcgggattttCAACAACACCCACAACTACACCAACCACAAACACTGCCAACATCCCCCTTGACCGCtctccacacctccacctccccaaACCACTACACTTACCACGCAGCAGATTCTCACGAGATGTCTCAGGTGACGTTTCCGTACATACCTCCTGCGTGTCCGCGTTGCCGCTGTTCTCCGTCACCGGGATCCAGGTGGCCGAGGCGGCGCCGTACAGCTCCGTGAAGAGGGCCTCGTAGAAGATAGCCGACTCGAGAGGGTTTGCcgaggcggtggtgatgacgccGATCTTGGCCACCCCGACGCCGCCCTATGGCCATGGAGACGAAGTTTGGTTTATATGAAGACTGAGAGTATCATTATTGCTGTTAGCTTCGTCTCTTATAGTACAGGATaatgagtttatttatttatttatttattttttatccttttaacccggtagctgcggggatcatgtttcttaaaggctcctctaagcgaacTTACACCCTTACTCATCTCTGCGGCATCCCACACGTCCAGAACTTACCGCCAGCTCCACGAACTTGCCGTAGACGTCACTGTTATCGTCCGCCAGCCCACCGCCCACCAGCACCAGATCGGCCGACACGCGGGCCAGACACACTCCCACCAGCAGGCCCGCCAGCAGCCTCATCCTTACCATGCCTCCTCAGCCGATGTTTCTACCCACACACAGGGACACGTGACGCTGACGGCAATGGATATATAAAGctcggagaaggaaggaatttggatCATCACAATGGCTGGTTTATTGCATTGTACTGACGATGACAGAAGAGGAGAAACtaagaaaaaggtgaaagagaaagacaCTGCTGTTCCTCCTCGATAAAAAAACGTAATGACAGTGAATTCGTAAATGTTTAGGTGTTTTGCTGGCTGATTTATTGCATTGTATTTACAGTGACAGAAGAGGACAAACTAAGAAAAGGGTGAAAGAGAAAGACACTGCTGTTCCTCATCGATAGAAAAACGTAATGACAGTGAATTCGTAAATGTATAGGTGTTTTGCTGGCTGATTTATTGCATTGTATTTACAGTGACAGAAGAGGACAAACTAAGAAAAGGGTGAAAGAGAAAGATACTGTTGCTcctccttgataaaaaaaaaagtaatgacagTGAATTCGTAAATGTTTAGGTGTTTTGCTGGCTGATTTATTGCATTGTATTTACAGTGACAGAAGAGGACAAACTAAGAAAAGGGTGAAAGAGAAAGACACTGTTGCTCctccttgattaaaaaaaaaagtaatgacagTGAATTCGTAACTGTATAGGTGTTTTGTTTATCGAGGCTGGGAGTCTAAAgtacccccctcccacccccaaaaAGTAGCCCTCCTCCAAAACAACATCACGGTCGTAAATCCTCTGAACATAATTACGGTTGCTGCTcagaaataaattaaatatagaaaaaaaataaccatggTAATATTGATATTCCCGATAAGCAAATCACAAATCTTGACTGTTGGAGGTTGCTGCTTCAGAAATCCAAAATGATTAtcggaaaatatagagaaaaacttATGTAACCTCACTTATTCCTCCAGTAAGCAATGCGAGCACCGGAATGAAACTCAAGTGGTCCTCCAGTAGCCTTTGCGAGCACTCGACTGACCGGGGTGTTGCGCGTGTGGGCATATGTAAGGGTTTCTGAGGTGGGGGCTTGGGAAACGATACGAATGcaggtggcgggagtggcgtggaAGCAGAGGGTGGGGCGAGGAGGTGGATGGGACGAGAGATAAGGAGTGAGACAGCTAAAAGTGGAGCTAGGGAGTTGCACGTGAGTTGGGGGTGAGGCAAAGAAATGTAGCTCGCTGCTTGACAGAGACTgcaaacaaaaagtggctgctacaaatcaatgaggaaaaatgtaaagtcctgcaccttgaaagaggatatccagcataccagtaccacatgggaaacgctccactatccaccacagagtcagaaaaagacctgggactataatgttaAACCGAATgggcacggattcggctttcactggcagcctggtaacatcatagtccaaggtccttctctgcctctgtggtggatagtggagtgtgtcccatgtggtattggtatgctggatatcctctctcaaggtgcaggactttagatttttcctcattgaattgtagaagccactttttgttccattcctgtagcttggtgaggtcttgtaggaaatccgcggtcaaggggttttGAGGAGCGAGAAGCTAGGAGTGAAATAAGGGTGAAGAGGAGACATGTGTTCAGTAAGATGCCACATAAACTtttagaggaaataaaataaaaaaataccaatgttacttttttttttacagcagaggagacagtgcaagggcgtaaaaaataaaataataataatgaaaaaaaaggtggaaataTGATTAATACCTTTTCAAGAAGTAGTCACATATTACCCATTGTGGAAAAATTGAAGTTTAATTGACATGAAGTGAAAAGTATAGAGGTCCTCCGAGGTTAAGTATCTATTTGtttgtattatatataaatgTACTGAGTAAGGGTTAGTTGTGGTGAGAGTCGTTATATAAACTGTTTGCACCTGTGAGAGTCTGGGTAGTTCGTCCTTGCAAGATAAAATGATTTGctggaatttgtgtgtgtgtgtgtgtgtgagtgtgtgtgtgtgtgtgtgtgtgtgtgtttatctgtctgtatgtttgaCTGACCACTACAGCTGCTCCTAACACGCTCCCCACTCAGAcccccattacacacacacacacacacacacacacacacacacacacacacacacacacacacgcacacacacacacacacacacacacacacacacacacacacacatgaatagatTGAGAAACGAATAAATATGTAAACAATGGctgacatggagagagagagagagagagagagagagagagagagagagagagaacattatagataaaaaaaacctATTTACACGtaactataaatatacaaaaacctaaataaaacaaagtgcgaaataaaaaaaaagaccaataatATAAATAGGTATAATTCTGTGGGAAAATATTATTGAAAACCTTAATGCTGTTTGTGGTGAGTCACAGATAACGATTAGATATGTTGCTAGGAAAGGAAACAGCTGGGATGATTGTAGTTAGTTTATCAGTCAGCATACCTGTAATTCCCACCTTTAACCAGAGGAAAGTGGaaccatgaaacacacacacacacacacacacacacacacacacacacacacacacacacacacacacacacacactattattattattattattattattattattattattattatcattatcactattactattattgttgttatatcattattttatttctctccctttctgttcaGGTACCTCCCCAGCGCCCCTCCCCAGCCCCACGAGAGGAGGAAGGCACCGCGGGGGAGAATCAAACCTTCCAGCGACAACACGTGGGAATTAAGCCTCGTGGAGGTTGTCGACGGGGTACCGCTGGGTGagtatttggtgtgtgtgtgggggaagggggtaggtggaggtgtgggggggtgtaggtgtgtgtatactactactactactactactactactacaactactactacttttactagtGTGTGTATACCACTGCtgttactattaccactactcctacttttattactaccattattactaccaccactaaatTCTATTGTATAATTGATAAGAAATATTGAAAATTGATAAGGTAGTAGATGCCATATGAAAGACAAGTAAAAATCACGAAAAACCAGTGGACCAGGACACGTGAGCAGAGAACACCAGACGGACAGAACACCAGACGGACAGAGAACACCAGACGGACAGAGAACACCAGACGAACAGAGAACACCAGACGGACAGAGAACACCAGACGGACAGAGAACACCAGACGGACAGAGAACACCAGACGGACAGAGAACACCAGACGGACAGAGAACACCAGACTGACAGAGAACACCAGACGGACAGAGAACACCAGACGGGCGGAGAACACCAGACGGACAGAGAACACCAGACGGACACAGAACACCAGACGGACAGAACGCGGCAGACTGGGAAATGGCTGACGGGAAGAGGCCGAGACTgcgttttttattcctttctgtaTTGTGTTATTTCTCGTCTTTAAAtttccttgtttgtttattttatttttggtttaGCATTAGcatttttccaccaccaccaccaccaccaccaccaccatcaatcctAATATTACCATcacatcattactatcatcatcattatcagcaggAAAAATAACAACTGAAACaaaaagaacagaaacaaaaacagcaTAAAAACCCAtcacttatttttcatttattaacagacttcactttttcatctattAACAGACTTCGCTTTTTCATCTATTAACAGACTTCGCTTTTTCATCTATTAACAGACTCCACTTTTTCATCTATTAACAGACTCCACTTTTTCATCTATTAACAGACTCCACTTTTTCATCTATTAACAGACTTCGTTTTTTCATCTATTAACAGACTCCACTTTTTCATCTATTAACAGACTCCACTTTTTCATCTATTAACAGACTTCGCTTTTTCATCTATTAACAGACTCCACTTTTTC of Eriocheir sinensis breed Jianghai 21 chromosome 66, ASM2467909v1, whole genome shotgun sequence contains these proteins:
- the LOC126987802 gene encoding cyanophycinase-like, which produces MVRMRLLAGLLVGVCLARVSADLVLVGGGLADDNSDVYGKFVELAGGVGVAKIGVITTASANPLESAIFYEALFTELYGAASATWIPVTENSGNADTQEIYDLVAAQTGLFLGGGDQARIMTGWRKADGTASLGMQALLEAAESGVVGGTSAGAACQGSGPMIEGGLSYQALRYGAYPGGYNPDYPDDLCYDERGGLGTLQDYIVDTHYSERGREGRLIELVLDTMTGDASTQKALGIDENTGVHVDRYGNAKVLGAAGGAMVVDLREATHVEGTYTRLQGVRVSFFTEGDAFNLYNDSYTIASWKSNLAGQEYYDTAPTSSNIFSSPDANPREDGVFREVATSLWDSKEDSCVSDTYERNPEFVVTLSKSDGAGFGGFSHDTSTWTMSYARMAVDIDYQ